The Bacillus sp. (in: firmicutes) genome includes a region encoding these proteins:
- a CDS encoding lipoate--protein ligase family protein — protein MRKEIWRFIDSGYCSPSYNMALDEALLEWHSQGKIPPTIRFYGWNPPTLSIGYFQKVEKEIDLEAVQRHGLGFVRRPTGGRGVLHEHELTYSVIVSEDYPDMPKTVTEAYRVISEGLLRGFQRLGLEAYFAIPRTDEEKDKLKNPRSSVCFDAPSWYELVVEGRKVAGSAQTRQKGVILQHGSILLDLDEEKLFSLFKYPSERVKERMKKAFKNKAVAINDISPRAITMEEAKEAFKRGFEEGLNIELHPYQLSEEEEAYVQELARRRYESEEWNFRR, from the coding sequence ATGAGGAAAGAAATTTGGCGTTTTATTGATTCAGGATATTGTTCTCCTTCTTATAATATGGCACTTGATGAAGCGTTGTTAGAATGGCATAGCCAAGGAAAAATTCCACCGACGATTCGGTTCTATGGATGGAATCCACCGACATTATCTATTGGTTACTTTCAAAAAGTAGAAAAAGAAATCGATTTGGAAGCGGTTCAACGACATGGATTAGGCTTTGTTCGTAGACCAACCGGAGGCCGTGGAGTCCTTCATGAGCACGAATTAACGTATAGTGTCATTGTGTCAGAAGACTATCCAGACATGCCGAAAACGGTTACCGAAGCATACCGCGTGATTTCTGAGGGGTTATTAAGAGGATTTCAACGTCTCGGATTGGAGGCCTATTTTGCGATTCCTAGAACAGACGAAGAAAAAGATAAATTAAAAAATCCACGTTCTTCCGTCTGCTTTGATGCTCCAAGTTGGTACGAATTGGTCGTGGAAGGGCGCAAAGTAGCTGGTAGCGCCCAAACGAGACAAAAAGGAGTTATTTTACAACACGGCTCCATTTTACTAGACCTTGATGAAGAGAAGCTCTTCTCTCTGTTTAAATACCCAAGTGAACGGGTCAAAGAACGAATGAAAAAAGCGTTTAAAAACAAAGCTGTAGCCATCAACGACATTAGTCCACGTGCCATCACGATGGAAGAAGCGAAGGAAGCATTCAAACGCGGATTTGAAGAAGGCTTAAATATCGAATTACATCCTTATCAATTAAGTGAGGAAGAAGAGGCATACGTTCAAGAATTAGCACGCCGGCGGTACGAATCCGAAGAATGGAATTTTCGCCGTTAA
- a CDS encoding rhodanese-like domain-containing protein, protein MYWFLILLGAIIAYSIYTYFYQKRIITTLTPEEFRNGYRKAQLIDVREPNEFESGHILGARNIPLSQLKMRMKEIRPDKPVYLYCQNSIRSGRAAQMLYRKGYKELYQLKGGFKKWDGKIKKK, encoded by the coding sequence TTGTACTGGTTTCTCATTCTTTTAGGAGCAATTATTGCTTATTCCATTTATACATATTTTTATCAAAAACGAATTATCACTACACTTACTCCAGAAGAGTTTCGCAATGGATATCGAAAAGCTCAATTAATTGACGTACGCGAACCTAACGAGTTCGAAAGTGGCCACATTTTAGGCGCTCGTAACATTCCTTTATCTCAACTTAAAATGCGAATGAAAGAAATCCGTCCTGACAAGCCAGTCTACTTATATTGCCAAAACAGCATTCGGAGTGGCCGAGCTGCCCAAATGCTTTATCGTAAAGGATATAAAGAACTATATCAATTAAAAGGCGGCTTTAAAAAATGGGACGGAAAAATTAAGAAAAAATAA
- a CDS encoding YpbS family protein: MSEVHFAITKHSQRQHEQIKKFLSLNAKREEYIEEAVQLCQNGQPFSVDKINAVTNEINELAKQGIIPTRKRVTEEMVREYVERLKNEE, from the coding sequence ATGTCCGAAGTACATTTCGCAATTACGAAGCATTCACAACGCCAACACGAACAAATTAAAAAGTTTCTGTCTTTAAACGCGAAACGCGAAGAATACATTGAAGAGGCTGTTCAATTATGTCAAAACGGTCAACCTTTTTCCGTTGACAAAATTAATGCTGTTACTAATGAAATTAATGAATTAGCCAAGCAAGGAATCATTCCAACCCGAAAGCGTGTAACGGAAGAAATGGTTCGGGAATATGTGGAACGATTGAAAAATGAAGAGTAA
- the gcvPB gene encoding aminomethyl-transferring glycine dehydrogenase subunit GcvPB, producing the protein MNKQDQPLIFELSKPGRIGYSLPELDVPEVDVIELIPEGYMREEEPELPEVSELDIMRHYTALSKRNHGVDSGFYPLGSCTMKYNPKINENVARFNGFAHLHPLQDESSVQGALELMYDLQQHLKEITGMDEVTLQPAAGAHGEWTGLMMIRAYHEANGDFQRTKVIVPDSAHGTNPASATVAGLETITVKSNEHGLVDIEDLKRVVGPDTAALMLTNPNTLGLFEENIVEMAEIVHEAGGKLYYDGANLNAVLSKARPGDMGFDVVHLNLHKTFTGPHGGGGPGSGPVGVKEDLIPFLPKPVIMKKDGKYVLDYDRPQSIGRVKPYYGNFGINVRAYTYIRSMGPDGLKEVTENAVLNANYMMRKLAPYYDLPFDRHCKHEFVLSGKRQKKLGVRTLDIAKRLLDFGYHPPTIYFPLNVEECIMIEPTETESKETLDAFIDAMIQIAKEAEENPEIVQEAPHTTVVKRLDETTAARKPILRYEKQ; encoded by the coding sequence ATGAATAAGCAAGATCAGCCACTCATTTTTGAACTTTCTAAACCTGGTCGTATCGGTTATAGCTTACCTGAGTTAGACGTTCCGGAAGTGGATGTAATAGAGCTTATTCCAGAAGGGTATATGCGTGAAGAAGAACCTGAACTTCCGGAAGTATCGGAACTTGACATCATGCGCCATTATACCGCCTTATCAAAGCGAAATCACGGGGTAGACTCAGGTTTTTACCCGTTAGGCTCTTGTACGATGAAATACAACCCGAAAATAAATGAAAATGTTGCTCGATTTAATGGATTTGCCCATCTGCATCCATTACAAGACGAAAGCTCTGTTCAAGGCGCGTTAGAATTAATGTACGACTTACAACAGCATTTAAAAGAAATTACCGGTATGGATGAAGTAACGCTTCAACCAGCTGCCGGGGCCCATGGAGAATGGACAGGGTTAATGATGATTCGCGCGTACCATGAAGCGAATGGTGATTTCCAAAGAACAAAAGTAATCGTCCCTGACTCTGCCCATGGAACAAACCCAGCATCAGCAACTGTGGCGGGATTAGAAACGATCACCGTGAAATCGAACGAACATGGACTAGTTGATATTGAAGATTTAAAACGAGTGGTTGGACCAGATACAGCGGCGTTAATGCTCACAAATCCAAATACGTTAGGTTTGTTTGAAGAAAATATTGTAGAAATGGCAGAAATTGTGCATGAAGCAGGCGGTAAATTGTATTATGACGGTGCTAATTTAAATGCGGTTTTATCAAAAGCTCGTCCAGGAGATATGGGATTTGATGTTGTTCACTTAAATCTTCATAAAACATTTACAGGTCCTCACGGTGGAGGCGGTCCAGGTTCTGGTCCAGTTGGAGTGAAGGAAGACTTAATTCCATTTTTACCTAAACCAGTTATAATGAAAAAGGATGGAAAATATGTGCTTGATTACGATCGACCACAGTCCATTGGACGAGTGAAACCGTACTACGGTAACTTTGGTATTAACGTTCGTGCCTATACTTACATTCGCTCAATGGGACCGGACGGATTAAAGGAAGTAACGGAAAATGCCGTATTAAACGCGAACTATATGATGAGAAAACTCGCACCATACTATGATTTACCTTTTGATCGTCATTGCAAGCACGAATTTGTATTAAGCGGAAAGCGTCAAAAGAAACTAGGGGTACGTACACTCGATATTGCGAAACGATTGCTTGACTTTGGCTACCATCCACCTACGATTTACTTCCCGCTAAACGTCGAAGAGTGTATTATGATTGAACCGACAGAAACTGAATCAAAAGAAACGTTAGACGCGTTTATTGACGCCATGATTCAAATCGCGAAAGAAGCGGAAGAAAATCCGGAAATTGTTCAAGAAGCACCACATACAACCGTTGTAAAACGTCTAGATGAAACAACCGCAGCTCGTAAGCCAATTCTTCGTTACGAAAAGCAATAA
- the gcvPA gene encoding aminomethyl-transferring glycine dehydrogenase subunit GcvPA produces the protein MQHRYLPMTEKDKQEMLEAIGVSSIDELFSDIPEQVRFKGEYNIKKAKSESALMKELSQLAAKNADLKSHVSFLGAGVYDHYIPVIVDHVISRSEFYTAYTPYQPEISQGELQAIFEFQTMICELTGMDVANSSMYDGGTALAEAAMLSAAHTKRKKILLSSTVHPESREVVKTYSKGQNIEVVEIPYKDGVTNLEVLKKLINEEVAAVIVQYPNFFGRIEPVKEIEALIHDQKGMLVVSSNPLALGVFTPPGALGADIVVGDAQPFGIPTAFGGPHCGYFAVTKKLMRKVPGRLVGQTTDEEGRRGFVLTLQAREQHIRRDKATSNICSNQALNALAASVAMTALGKKGIKEMALQNIQKAHYAKQVLKKHGFEIVFDGYGFNEFIVKLDEPVKKVNERLLKKGIIGGYDLSRDYPELKNHMLVAVTELRTKEEIDTFVTELGDRHE, from the coding sequence ATGCAGCACCGCTATTTGCCAATGACGGAAAAAGACAAACAAGAAATGCTAGAAGCAATTGGCGTTTCATCCATTGACGAATTATTTAGCGATATCCCGGAACAAGTTCGTTTTAAAGGTGAATACAACATTAAAAAAGCGAAATCTGAATCGGCATTAATGAAAGAATTAAGTCAACTTGCTGCTAAAAATGCCGATTTAAAATCACATGTATCCTTTTTGGGCGCGGGTGTATACGACCATTATATTCCAGTAATTGTTGACCATGTCATCTCTCGTTCTGAATTTTACACCGCATATACTCCGTATCAACCAGAAATTTCTCAAGGGGAATTACAAGCCATTTTTGAGTTTCAAACCATGATTTGTGAATTAACAGGAATGGATGTAGCAAACTCATCCATGTACGATGGCGGAACAGCGTTAGCGGAAGCAGCGATGTTAAGTGCAGCCCATACGAAGCGAAAGAAAATATTATTATCAAGCACCGTTCATCCAGAGTCTCGCGAAGTTGTAAAGACATATTCAAAAGGGCAAAACATAGAAGTTGTCGAAATCCCTTATAAGGATGGGGTTACAAATCTTGAAGTATTAAAGAAATTAATAAACGAAGAAGTAGCGGCAGTAATCGTTCAATACCCGAACTTTTTTGGGCGAATCGAACCTGTAAAAGAAATAGAAGCGTTGATCCATGATCAAAAAGGAATGCTCGTTGTATCCAGCAATCCGTTAGCTCTTGGCGTATTCACACCACCAGGGGCGCTCGGTGCCGATATTGTCGTTGGCGATGCGCAACCGTTTGGAATTCCAACTGCTTTTGGTGGTCCGCACTGCGGGTACTTTGCGGTTACAAAAAAATTGATGCGGAAAGTGCCTGGGAGACTTGTCGGACAAACAACGGACGAGGAAGGACGGAGAGGATTCGTATTAACGTTACAAGCTCGTGAACAACATATTCGTCGTGATAAAGCCACTTCCAATATTTGTTCTAACCAAGCATTAAACGCACTTGCGGCTTCGGTAGCGATGACGGCCCTTGGTAAAAAAGGGATAAAAGAAATGGCGCTGCAAAACATCCAGAAAGCTCATTACGCAAAACAAGTATTAAAAAAACACGGATTTGAAATTGTTTTTGATGGTTATGGCTTTAACGAGTTTATCGTGAAGTTGGATGAACCGGTGAAAAAGGTAAATGAGCGTTTACTGAAAAAAGGAATCATCGGCGGATATGATCTTAGTCGTGACTATCCAGAACTCAAAAATCATATGTTAGTTGCGGTGACAGAACTACGTACAAAAGAGGAAATTGACACATTTGTAACAGAATTGGGGGATCGCCATGAATAA
- the gcvT gene encoding glycine cleavage system aminomethyltransferase GcvT — translation METLKRTPLFDVYAKYGAKTINFGGWELPVQFSSIKEEHDAVRTKAGLFDVSHMGEIEVKGTDSLAFLQRMMTNDVSKLNLGGAQYTAMCYENGGTVDDLLVYKLDENHYLLVVNAANIEKDFDWLKQHVTGDVELANISEQTAQLALQGPLAESVLQKLTDVDLSQIKFFKFKKEVDLKGIKSLVSRTGYTGEDGFEIYCQSEDGAKLWELILEAGEGDVLPCGLGARDTLRFEANLPLYGQELSPDITPIEAGIGFAVKTDKEDFIGKEILKKQKEEGAPRKLVGLEMIDRGIPRHGYHVFVGDEQVGTVTTGTQSPTLKKNIGLALIKREHAELGKEVFVEIRNKKLKAKIVVTPFYKRSK, via the coding sequence TTGGAAACATTAAAACGAACACCGTTATTTGATGTTTACGCCAAATACGGGGCCAAGACGATTAATTTTGGAGGATGGGAACTCCCTGTCCAATTTTCGAGCATTAAAGAAGAGCACGACGCGGTGCGTACGAAAGCTGGATTATTCGATGTTTCCCACATGGGAGAAATAGAAGTAAAAGGAACAGATAGCTTAGCTTTTCTTCAGCGTATGATGACTAACGATGTCTCCAAATTAAACCTCGGAGGGGCCCAATATACAGCGATGTGTTACGAAAACGGGGGAACCGTTGATGATCTTCTCGTCTACAAGTTAGACGAAAATCATTATTTGCTTGTTGTCAACGCTGCTAATATTGAAAAAGATTTCGATTGGTTAAAGCAACACGTGACAGGAGATGTGGAGTTAGCGAATATATCAGAACAAACAGCTCAGCTCGCCCTTCAAGGTCCATTAGCTGAGTCTGTTTTACAAAAGCTTACAGACGTAGACTTAAGTCAAATCAAATTCTTTAAGTTCAAAAAAGAGGTGGACTTAAAAGGAATAAAATCTTTAGTATCACGAACTGGCTATACAGGTGAAGATGGGTTTGAAATTTATTGTCAATCAGAAGACGGAGCAAAATTGTGGGAGCTTATTTTAGAAGCAGGAGAAGGTGACGTGTTACCGTGTGGCCTTGGTGCTCGTGATACATTACGGTTTGAAGCCAATCTACCTTTATACGGGCAAGAATTATCACCAGATATTACGCCGATCGAAGCCGGTATCGGGTTTGCCGTTAAAACAGACAAAGAAGATTTCATTGGGAAAGAAATATTAAAAAAACAAAAAGAAGAAGGAGCGCCACGCAAATTAGTAGGCCTTGAAATGATTGATCGCGGTATTCCGCGTCATGGTTATCACGTTTTTGTCGGAGATGAACAAGTAGGTACGGTCACTACAGGTACACAATCACCGACATTAAAGAAAAATATTGGCTTAGCACTCATAAAAAGAGAGCATGCTGAACTTGGTAAAGAAGTATTCGTTGAAATTCGAAATAAAAAGTTAAAAGCGAAGATAGTCGTAACTCCGTTTTATAAACGGTCAAAATAA
- a CDS encoding DEAD/DEAH box helicase, which produces MTVHIEFDYSWAEPFMEKYVQDGPWANWELYQMAVEVEKHLIIPDFYGLQAPHHLPNLTPLPHQLETAKKVVEHMNGKAILADEVGLGKTIEAGLILKEYMIRGLVKKVLILVPASLVSQWAFELNTKFHIPAVAQKKSYVWEQCDCVVSSIDTAKRSPHKEIIYDQHYDMVIIDEAHKLKNHKTKNYEFVQNLKKKFCLLLTATPIQNRVEEIFHLVSLLKPGHLGNHSRFLEKYKNRKVEDDQYLKELVNKVMIRNRRVDTGIEWTKRKVQTIIIEQNEQERALYEAIQRLKWNHPLHSTSTFSLLTLQREACSSREAVYMTIQEMLKKLDGAPNHVLQPLEQLIDVINQVQVNSKAQKALELIRQINDKVIIFTEYRATQMYLQWFLKQHGISSVPFRGGFKRGKKDWMRELFQHHAQVLIATEAGGEGINLQFCNHMINFDLPWNPMRLEQRIGRIHRLGQENDVIIYNFATKQTIEEHILKLLYEKIQLFERVVGELDEILTRLEVGSIEDHLQDIFEQSQTEGEMRVKMENLSSLLQLAKTMQKESSPNESTTNSSIS; this is translated from the coding sequence ATGACCGTTCATATTGAATTTGATTACAGTTGGGCGGAGCCGTTTATGGAAAAGTATGTCCAAGACGGTCCATGGGCAAATTGGGAACTATACCAAATGGCTGTGGAAGTTGAAAAACATCTAATAATTCCTGATTTTTATGGACTTCAAGCTCCTCATCATTTACCAAACTTAACGCCACTTCCCCACCAATTAGAAACGGCTAAAAAAGTCGTTGAACATATGAACGGTAAAGCCATTCTTGCGGATGAAGTGGGCTTAGGTAAAACGATTGAAGCGGGGTTAATATTAAAAGAATACATGATTCGTGGACTCGTCAAGAAAGTGTTAATTTTAGTGCCCGCTTCCCTTGTATCACAATGGGCGTTTGAATTAAATACAAAATTCCATATCCCTGCTGTTGCCCAAAAAAAAAGCTATGTATGGGAACAATGTGATTGCGTGGTTTCCTCTATTGATACGGCCAAAAGAAGCCCACATAAGGAAATCATTTATGATCAACATTACGATATGGTGATTATTGACGAGGCCCATAAACTGAAAAATCATAAAACGAAAAACTATGAGTTTGTACAAAATTTAAAAAAGAAATTTTGTTTATTGTTAACAGCCACTCCGATTCAAAACCGAGTGGAAGAAATCTTTCATCTTGTATCATTACTAAAACCAGGACATTTAGGAAACCATTCACGATTTTTAGAAAAATATAAAAATAGAAAAGTGGAAGACGATCAATATTTAAAAGAGCTTGTTAATAAAGTGATGATCCGCAATCGAAGAGTCGATACAGGTATTGAATGGACAAAAAGGAAGGTTCAAACCATTATTATTGAACAAAATGAACAAGAAAGAGCGCTTTATGAAGCGATTCAACGTTTGAAGTGGAATCATCCATTACATTCAACAAGCACCTTCTCTTTATTAACGTTACAACGGGAAGCATGTAGTAGTCGTGAAGCTGTTTATATGACTATCCAAGAGATGTTAAAAAAGCTGGATGGAGCGCCAAATCACGTCTTACAACCACTGGAACAACTCATTGATGTTATCAACCAAGTACAAGTCAATTCTAAAGCCCAAAAAGCATTAGAACTTATTCGTCAAATCAACGATAAGGTCATTATTTTTACTGAGTATAGGGCAACACAAATGTATTTACAATGGTTTTTAAAACAACATGGCATCTCTTCTGTCCCATTTCGTGGAGGATTTAAACGAGGAAAAAAAGATTGGATGAGAGAACTGTTTCAACACCACGCCCAAGTGTTAATTGCCACTGAAGCCGGTGGTGAAGGAATTAACTTACAATTTTGTAACCATATGATTAACTTTGACTTACCATGGAATCCAATGCGATTAGAACAGCGAATTGGGCGCATTCACCGACTCGGACAAGAAAACGATGTGATCATTTATAATTTTGCCACCAAGCAGACGATTGAAGAGCATATATTAAAGCTATTGTATGAAAAAATACAATTATTTGAGCGGGTTGTAGGTGAACTTGATGAAATATTAACGCGTTTAGAAGTAGGGAGTATTGAAGACCATTTACAAGATATCTTTGAACAATCACAAACGGAAGGTGAAATGAGAGTAAAAATGGAAAACCTATCATCCTTACTCCAACTAGCAAAAACGATGCAAAAGGAGTCGAGCCCAAATGAATCAACAACAAATTCATCAATATCTTAA
- a CDS encoding YqhG family protein has translation MNQQQIHQYLKRYFTANQCDIIEEGEGHLSVQLTVELDKELMNRPFYWHYLERTGGTPQPMRVTFITDETKTNEQIKGEKVHFGSPRLHQIFASTRKFGRFIRLYEQVSPHLTKQTSLYPWLCMNFKISYQCDRKKDLFLSMGLNLINGTMVQGFHDLLVQYNLTPKLPDFTFTLSPIIMPISGMKRIEHYVLEVLHRQSHDWANEARKRWEKDLALLNHFYEEYDEKPESYYLEQEALQEQYEPKIVVQVVNGGIFYLTKALLKPSS, from the coding sequence ATGAATCAACAACAAATTCATCAATATCTTAAACGCTATTTTACAGCCAACCAATGTGACATCATCGAAGAAGGAGAAGGGCACCTGTCCGTTCAATTAACAGTTGAACTCGACAAGGAATTAATGAATCGTCCATTTTATTGGCACTACTTAGAACGAACAGGTGGAACTCCTCAGCCGATGCGGGTCACCTTTATTACGGACGAAACCAAAACGAATGAACAAATAAAAGGAGAAAAAGTTCATTTTGGCTCACCGAGGTTACATCAAATCTTTGCCTCCACGAGAAAATTCGGTCGATTTATTCGGTTATATGAACAAGTATCGCCTCATTTGACAAAACAGACTTCACTTTACCCATGGCTATGTATGAATTTTAAAATTTCTTATCAATGCGACCGTAAGAAAGATTTGTTTTTATCCATGGGACTAAATCTGATTAATGGTACCATGGTCCAAGGATTTCATGACTTACTTGTTCAATACAATTTAACTCCGAAATTACCTGATTTCACGTTTACTCTTTCGCCGATCATTATGCCTATTAGTGGCATGAAACGCATTGAACATTACGTCCTTGAGGTCCTCCATCGCCAGTCTCATGACTGGGCAAATGAAGCCAGGAAGCGTTGGGAAAAAGATTTAGCTTTACTGAATCACTTCTATGAAGAGTATGACGAAAAGCCAGAGTCATATTATTTGGAACAAGAAGCATTACAAGAACAATATGAGCCGAAAATCGTGGTCCAAGTGGTCAACGGTGGTATCTTTTATTTAACCAAAGCGTTGCTAAAACCTTCTTCATAG
- a CDS encoding NUDIX hydrolase produces the protein MGTNIVHKQNPTAVVVLAKVGEYFILIRQFRVEINQWVYQLPGGGVKEGESLEDASRRELFEETGIRCGNVVPIGKMYPCPWLSNDETYLFFTDDILYEGEPAHEPHELIEIHRLPVDECFERFRKGEWTDGELAYALLYYQLKENL, from the coding sequence TTGGGAACAAACATTGTACATAAACAAAATCCGACAGCAGTAGTAGTGTTAGCAAAAGTCGGCGAATATTTTATTTTAATCCGTCAATTTCGAGTAGAAATTAATCAATGGGTGTACCAACTTCCAGGGGGAGGGGTGAAAGAGGGAGAAAGCTTAGAGGATGCTTCGCGAAGGGAATTGTTTGAAGAAACAGGTATACGCTGTGGGAACGTTGTTCCGATTGGAAAAATGTACCCTTGTCCATGGTTGTCAAACGATGAAACGTATCTTTTCTTTACGGACGATATTTTATACGAAGGAGAGCCAGCACACGAACCACATGAATTGATTGAAATCCACCGTCTCCCAGTTGACGAATGTTTCGAACGCTTTCGTAAAGGAGAATGGACGGACGGCGAACTTGCTTATGCCCTCCTTTATTATCAATTAAAGGAAAACCTATGA
- a CDS encoding YqzE family protein, with translation MNGNDLIRYVTENLVKYFDKPKLERKQMRHKKKNSRPPLLYRWFGIIPYAILALFKKK, from the coding sequence GTGAACGGAAATGATCTCATTCGATATGTAACAGAAAATTTAGTCAAGTATTTTGATAAACCAAAATTAGAGCGAAAACAAATGAGACATAAAAAAAAGAATAGTCGACCACCTTTATTGTATCGGTGGTTCGGGATTATTCCTTACGCTATTCTCGCCCTTTTTAAGAAAAAATAA
- a CDS encoding shikimate kinase, which translates to MGAGKSTIGQKLARKWNVPFIDTDQWIENQYSKTIQEMFAQDGEKVFRQRETEALKQISSTSGVIATGGGIVLKEENRKLLKETGKVVFLSCDPKEMVRRLNGDQSRPLIQRLDEEGIVSLYKQRERLYKEVAHIHIDTTGLSITAAVEEVEKRIRSFS; encoded by the coding sequence ATGGGGGCTGGAAAATCAACGATTGGACAAAAGTTGGCCCGTAAATGGAACGTTCCGTTTATTGACACCGACCAATGGATTGAAAACCAATATTCAAAGACAATCCAAGAGATGTTTGCACAAGACGGGGAAAAGGTTTTCCGACAAAGGGAAACGGAAGCATTGAAGCAAATAAGTTCCACATCCGGGGTGATTGCGACTGGTGGTGGAATCGTTTTGAAAGAGGAAAATCGAAAATTATTGAAGGAAACAGGTAAGGTTGTCTTTTTATCATGTGATCCAAAAGAAATGGTTCGGCGGCTTAATGGGGATCAATCGCGGCCATTAATTCAGCGACTTGATGAAGAAGGAATTGTATCATTATATAAACAACGTGAACGTCTCTACAAAGAAGTAGCACATATTCATATAGATACGACAGGTTTATCCATTACAGCTGCGGTAGAAGAAGTGGAAAAACGTATACGCTCCTTTTCATAA
- a CDS encoding ComGF family competence protein — MRTQNNRGFTLVEMLFTFSIFLLILSSLPLIVTIVGGWKHEVTSSSWQEWELFVIQFRMEWLQCSHWTLGSNQITFELLGDKVTYETYGNMIRRRRNGQGHEIALQNVDRIQLMAIKNGFQWEVTFEDGTVQTAQFTHYLDITH, encoded by the coding sequence ATGCGAACACAAAATAATCGAGGATTTACGCTTGTTGAGATGCTTTTTACCTTTTCTATTTTCCTGTTGATATTGTCCTCTCTTCCATTAATTGTTACCATCGTCGGAGGTTGGAAGCATGAAGTTACTTCATCGAGTTGGCAAGAGTGGGAGTTGTTTGTTATCCAGTTTCGAATGGAATGGCTGCAGTGCTCACATTGGACTTTAGGCAGCAATCAAATTACCTTTGAGCTTCTTGGAGATAAGGTGACATATGAAACATATGGCAATATGATCCGTAGAAGACGAAATGGCCAAGGGCATGAAATAGCGCTTCAGAACGTGGATCGAATTCAACTAATGGCTATAAAAAATGGTTTTCAATGGGAGGTGACGTTTGAGGATGGGACGGTACAGACTGCGCAATTTACCCACTATCTAGATATAACCCATTAA
- a CDS encoding GspH/FimT family pseudopilin, whose amino-acid sequence MEKGFTVTEVLIVLLIIFVSLAISLPLLNQLQHQIVPSMTFAQLKGDLYYAQSVAINRQQRVQVLYSYVDDRYLVRVPTTFQLLTEQTLPPDMDMYYGSLTSIDFLPNGNVSRFGTVTFRYQDSVWKLTTYIGKGRFRVQKQ is encoded by the coding sequence ATGGAAAAAGGATTTACGGTCACTGAGGTGTTAATCGTACTTCTTATTATTTTTGTCTCTCTGGCTATTTCTCTTCCATTGTTGAACCAACTTCAACATCAAATCGTTCCTTCCATGACCTTTGCCCAACTGAAAGGAGATTTATATTACGCACAAAGCGTCGCCATCAATCGTCAACAACGAGTTCAAGTACTTTATAGTTATGTTGACGACCGTTACCTAGTACGTGTTCCTACCACCTTTCAACTTCTTACAGAACAAACCTTACCGCCCGACATGGATATGTATTATGGCTCGTTAACATCCATTGATTTTCTTCCGAACGGAAATGTAAGTCGCTTCGGAACGGTGACATTTCGTTATCAAGATTCCGTGTGGAAACTGACGACCTATATTGGAAAGGGGAGATTTCGTGTTCAAAAGCAATAA
- a CDS encoding prepilin-type N-terminal cleavage/methylation domain-containing protein yields MKNEKGFTLIEMMIVLLVISVLLFISIPNIASHSKEIHSKGCKAFVQMVQSQVEAFRLNHNRLPNDISELVQEGYLRQNETSCPNSEFNLQIDSDGKVTLIDPA; encoded by the coding sequence ATGAAGAATGAAAAAGGATTTACCTTAATAGAAATGATGATCGTACTACTCGTTATTTCGGTTTTGCTGTTTATTTCAATCCCTAATATCGCCTCTCATAGTAAAGAAATTCATAGTAAAGGATGTAAGGCGTTTGTTCAAATGGTCCAAAGCCAAGTAGAAGCGTTTCGACTTAATCATAATCGGTTACCAAATGATATATCTGAACTTGTGCAGGAAGGGTATTTACGACAAAACGAAACGAGTTGCCCGAACAGTGAGTTCAACCTTCAAATTGATAGCGATGGAAAAGTCACCTTGATTGATCCGGCGTGA